In Littorina saxatilis isolate snail1 linkage group LG8, US_GU_Lsax_2.0, whole genome shotgun sequence, a single genomic region encodes these proteins:
- the LOC138974328 gene encoding clumping factor B-like — MQSYYLVEFQDTQEIAVIPGVWREGNQCCAWPPYRSDKLRSAVKKRETPKADWKAYPINLIYWNDDYETVCQRMKTAEDHTDVFSSSALNSDNEDGIRKSRRKVSAKRPRFCESGDETGGEEIEQSASDVTPSLSQLTSTATGRSSGDLRPASEVVPPPAPHSERSSSRPGDSTKNRDSPSHSGSPRHRDSPSHSGLPRRRDSPSHSGSPRRRDSPSHSGSPRHQDSPSHSNSSRRWNSPSYIDSPRHWDSSRLRHSSRQRDSSRQRDSSSYRYSSKHRDSSRLRDSPRHRSRSSRSPIRVSQSSYESSLPGTTGQGHSDSSLVMKNHKLLVELMSHVKNVQRQLQSVQVRMQGHEGGNRVEAALPEDFRLPLERQSAVNDLEEFLDSPANEKLLLNELMFVGGENLQQTIWSIMGTLMSRQVATLNCWDGTVDRKRFRGTRLHSVVCKAVRLNKNTASSSNDDIKEGLKAFFRNAKKRAGLSTKKPAPTEIVD; from the exons ATGCAGAGTTACTACTTGGTTGAATTCCAAGACACACAAGAAATTGCGGTGATACCTGGAGTGTGGAGAGAGGGGAACCAGTGCTGTGCCTGGCCGCCATACAGGAGTGACAAACTCAGGAGTGCTGTGAAGAAAAGAGAAACTCCAAAGGCAGACTGGAAAGCGTATCCAATTAACTTAATTTACTGGAATG ATGACTATGAGACAGTCTGCCAACGGATGAAGACGGCAGAGGATCACACTGACGTCTTTTCGTCAAGTGCTCTAAATTCAGACAATGAGGACGGAATTAGAAAAAGCAGACGGAAGGTGTCTGCAAAACG GCCAAGATTTTGTGAAAGTGGCGACGAAACAGGCGGTGAAGAGATTGAGCAATCTG cttCAGATGTGACACCCTCCCTTTCGCAGTTAACTTCGACTGCGACAGGTAGATCTTCAGGTGATCTACGCCCAGCATCGGAGGTGGTGCCCCCCCCTGCGCCGCACAGTGAGAGGTCGTCATCAAGGCCCGGTGACTCAACCAAAAACCGGGACTCGCCCAGTCACAGTGGCTCGCCCAGGCACCGCGACTCGCCCAGTCACAGTGGCTTGCCCAGGCGCCGGGACTCGCCCAGTCACAGTGGCTCGCCCAGGCGCCGGGACTCGCCCAGTCACAGTGGCTCGCCCAGGCACCAGGACTCGCCCAGTCACAGCAACTCGTCCAGGCGCTGGAACTCGCCCAGTTACATTGACTCGCCCAGGCACTGGGACTCGTCCAGGCTCCGGCACTCGTCCAGGCAGCGGGACTCGTCCAGGCAGCGGGACTCGTCCAGCTACCGGTACTCGTCTAAGCACCGGGACTCGTCTAGGCTCCGGGACTCACCCAGGCACCGTAGCAGATCCTCACGGTCGCCCATTCGAGTCAGCCAGTCAAGCTACGAGAGCTCACTGCCAGGGACAACTGGACAGGGACATTCTGATTCGT CCTTGGTGATGAAAAACCATAAACTCCTTGTGGAGCTGATGTCGCACGTCAAAAATGTTCAGCGCCAGCTGCAATCGGTGCAGGTCAGGATGCAGGGTCATGAAGGGGGCAACAGGGTTGAGGCCGCCCTGCCAGAGGATTTCCGACTGCCCCTGGAGCGTCAATCTGCTGTTAATGACTTGGAAGAGTTCCTGGACTCTCCCGCGAACGAGAAACTGCTT TTGAATGAACTCATGTTTGTTGGGGGAGAGAATCTCCAACAGACAATCTGGTCCATCATGGGGACGTTGATGTCCAGGCAAGTCGCTACCCTCAACTGCTGGGACGGGACAGTGGACAGGAAGCGGTTCAGAGGCACACGACTGCACAGTGTGGTTTGTA